In one Oncorhynchus masou masou isolate Uvic2021 chromosome 23, UVic_Omas_1.1, whole genome shotgun sequence genomic region, the following are encoded:
- the LOC135510956 gene encoding uncharacterized protein LOC135510956, translating into MDKLRKIKIVLTEILSVDAIHILQYVHQEDLVTPREYRILLKVSNLHPENSIVGLLDSLLMKGGDEKCTRFLTLLQLPVIRSAYPRLGEIKHIDIDPEPRSPAPLNAVPTSASTTVHTHRPTRSGSKIPTTPVKKKNGRSTTACGIITDVSEVKMGKAGGKYFQAVLNQEDGPMVILILDLEKQNIFLGAEKRRSSVKLKRISFEKLGINKYQEGIKFTNKSELTYTRVKNSIKMEPTAGINK; encoded by the exons ATGGATAAATTGAGAAAGATAAAGATAGTTCTGACAGAAATCTTGTCAGTGGACGCCATTCACATCCTTCAGTATGTACAccaggaggacctggtgactccacGCGAATACAGGATCCTGCTCAAAGTCAGTAACTTACATCCAGAAAATTCCATCGTCGGTCTGCTGGATTCACTCCTAATGAAAGGAGGAGATGAGAAATGCACTAGATTCCTGACCCTATTGCAGCTGCCAGTCATCAGATCAGCCTACCCCAGACTGGGAGAAATCAAACACAT CGACATAGATCCGGAACCCAGGAGCCCAGCACCCCTAAACGCTGTCCCAACCTCTGCCTCCACCACAGTCCACACCCATCGCCCAACCAGATCAG GTTCAAAAATTCCAACTACTCCTGTGAAAAAGAAAAATGGGAGAAGTACCACTGCATGTGGAATCATCACAGACGTTTCTGAAGTGAAGATGGGGAAGGCAGGGGGGAAATACTTCCAAGCTGTTCTAAACCAAGAGGATGGGCCCATGGTCATTCTCATTTTGGATCTAGAGAAACAAAATATCTTTCTAGGAGCAGAGAAGAGAAG GTCTTCTGTAAAGTTGAAGAGAATCTCATTCGAGAAACTTGGAATTAACAAGTACCAAGAGGGGATAAAGTTCACAAACAAATCCGAATTGACTTACACAAGAGTCAAAAACTCTATAAAGATGGAACCCACTGCTggaataaacaaataa